From Hymenobacter sedentarius, a single genomic window includes:
- a CDS encoding LLM class flavin-dependent oxidoreductase: MQLGISSFGEVAPAHVAGSDHTAGKRMQELLALARLADEVGLDVLALGEHHRPDFIISAPEVILAAVAAVTRRIRLSSAVTVLSSADPVRVFQNFATVDLISGGRAEIIAGRGSFIESYPLFGYDLNNYDELFVEKLNLLLKINGSEVVSWQGKHRPGIAAQGVYPRPAQPKLPVWIGIGGTPESAVRAGKLGLPLTIAILGGAPARYVPFAELYRESAQQAGHDAGQLPLALNCHFHLADTSEQAADEFFPPYSQLMNRIGRERGWSPMDRRHFDFLRGPEGPLFVGTAQEITEKLLYLHGLFNHTRFLAQLVLEGISHQSVMHSINLFGTQVAPAVREALARQKEQRPASSPTGA, translated from the coding sequence ATGCAATTAGGAATTAGCTCTTTTGGGGAAGTAGCCCCGGCCCACGTAGCGGGCAGCGACCACACCGCCGGCAAGCGAATGCAGGAGCTGCTGGCCCTGGCCCGGCTCGCCGACGAAGTTGGGCTGGACGTGCTGGCCCTGGGCGAGCACCACCGGCCAGATTTTATCATCTCCGCGCCCGAAGTCATTCTGGCGGCGGTGGCGGCCGTTACCCGGCGCATCCGCCTGTCCAGTGCCGTCACCGTGCTCAGCTCTGCCGACCCGGTGCGGGTGTTTCAGAACTTCGCCACGGTGGACCTGATTTCCGGCGGCCGGGCCGAGATTATCGCCGGCCGCGGCTCATTTATTGAGTCCTACCCGCTGTTTGGCTACGACCTCAACAACTACGACGAGCTATTTGTCGAGAAGCTCAACCTACTGCTCAAAATCAATGGCAGCGAAGTGGTTTCGTGGCAGGGCAAGCACCGCCCCGGCATCGCGGCGCAGGGCGTATACCCGCGCCCAGCGCAGCCCAAGCTACCCGTCTGGATTGGCATCGGCGGCACGCCCGAGTCAGCGGTGCGGGCCGGAAAATTGGGCTTGCCCCTGACCATTGCCATCCTGGGTGGCGCGCCTGCCCGCTACGTGCCGTTTGCGGAGCTCTACCGCGAATCCGCCCAACAAGCCGGCCACGACGCCGGTCAACTTCCGCTGGCCCTCAACTGCCACTTCCACCTAGCCGATACTTCCGAGCAGGCCGCCGACGAGTTTTTCCCGCCTTACTCGCAGCTCATGAACCGCATCGGCCGCGAGCGGGGCTGGTCGCCCATGGACCGCCGCCACTTCGATTTTCTGCGCGGCCCCGAGGGCCCGCTGTTCGTTGGCACGGCCCAGGAAATCACGGAGAAGCTGCTGTACCTGCACGGGCTATTCAACCACACCCGCTTTCTGGCTCAACTGGTGCTGGAGGGGATTTCGCACCAAAGCGTGATGCATTCCATCAACCTGTTTGGCACGCAGGTAGCCCCAGCCGTGCGCGAAGCCCTGGCCCGCCAAAAGGAGCAGCGACCTGCTTCCAGCCCAACAGGAGCTTAA
- a CDS encoding prolyl oligopeptidase family serine peptidase has product MKAAIPLFAALAALAACRATTGLDRNTLPSKRALTEMTSPEKGEPSRLDGLALIVPPPVKYPATRKADVADTYFGTVVPDPYRWLEDLDSPETKAWVTAQNEVTFAYLSQIPFRDKIRERLTKIWNYERYGVPGQVGQDLVFSKNDGLQNQAVLYRQRGPGEPQVLLDPNKFSADGTTALASTEFSNDHRYLAYATSSGGSDWNKVRILDLTTNQLLPEELSWVKVSSTSWTKKGFYYSRYDAPKAGENDLAGMNEYHKVYFHQLNTPQSADRLVYENPKMPLGFRIASATEDERFLSLYLTDGKSDGNRLQVRDLTDPKQAATWTTLIASYEFNNTVVGNVGGEVLVHTNYKAPRYRVVRIDPKKPQEANWHDVLPEGPNKLESVSQVGGHLIADYLHDASSQVKVYSELGQFQHEVQLPAIGTASGFGGRRTDKVVYYAFTSFTYPTTIYKYDLATNTSTVFRAPKVDVNPQDYVTTQVFYPSKDGTKIPMFIVHRKGVALTGKNPTYLYAYGGFNVSLTPGFSVARLLWLENGGVLAIPNLRGGGEYGEAWHQAGMTPHKQNVFDDFIAAAEYLKDNKYTDYDHLAIAGGSNGGLLVGATMNQRPDLCRVALPAVGVMDMLRYQKFTIGWNWAPEYGTSDNPAQFQNLLAFSPLHNLRPGTSYPATLITTADHDDRVVPAHSFKFAAALQAANDGPNPTLIRVDVNAGHGAGKSTKLQIDEWADVWSFCYANMGVTPTLQ; this is encoded by the coding sequence ATGAAAGCTGCCATTCCCCTGTTTGCCGCGTTGGCAGCTTTGGCAGCCTGCCGGGCCACCACGGGGCTCGACCGCAACACGCTCCCCAGCAAACGGGCCCTTACCGAAATGACCAGCCCCGAAAAAGGCGAGCCCAGCCGCCTCGACGGCCTCGCCCTCATCGTTCCGCCCCCCGTGAAATACCCCGCAACCCGCAAAGCCGACGTGGCCGACACCTACTTCGGCACCGTCGTACCCGACCCCTACCGCTGGCTCGAAGACCTCGACTCGCCCGAAACCAAGGCCTGGGTCACGGCCCAGAACGAAGTCACGTTTGCCTACCTGAGCCAGATTCCGTTCCGGGACAAAATCCGGGAACGGCTTACCAAAATCTGGAACTACGAGCGCTACGGCGTACCCGGGCAGGTGGGCCAGGACCTGGTGTTCAGCAAGAACGACGGCCTGCAAAACCAGGCCGTGCTCTACCGCCAGCGCGGCCCCGGCGAGCCCCAGGTACTGCTCGACCCCAATAAGTTCTCGGCCGATGGCACCACGGCGCTGGCCAGCACCGAGTTCAGCAACGACCACCGCTACCTGGCCTACGCCACCAGCAGCGGCGGCTCCGACTGGAACAAGGTGCGCATCCTGGACCTGACCACCAACCAACTGCTGCCCGAGGAATTGAGCTGGGTAAAAGTATCGAGCACCTCCTGGACCAAGAAGGGCTTCTACTACAGCCGCTACGATGCGCCCAAAGCCGGCGAAAACGACCTAGCCGGCATGAACGAGTACCACAAGGTGTACTTCCACCAGCTCAACACGCCGCAGAGCGCCGACCGGCTGGTGTACGAAAACCCGAAAATGCCCCTGGGCTTCCGCATCGCCAGCGCCACCGAAGACGAGCGGTTTTTGAGCCTCTACCTCACCGATGGCAAGTCGGACGGCAACCGCCTGCAGGTGCGCGACCTCACCGACCCCAAACAGGCCGCTACCTGGACCACGCTCATTGCTTCCTACGAGTTCAATAACACCGTCGTCGGCAACGTGGGCGGCGAGGTGCTGGTGCACACCAACTACAAGGCCCCGCGCTACCGCGTGGTGCGCATCGACCCCAAAAAACCGCAGGAAGCCAACTGGCACGACGTGCTGCCCGAAGGCCCCAACAAGCTGGAGAGCGTGAGCCAGGTGGGCGGCCACCTCATTGCCGATTACCTGCACGATGCCAGCTCGCAGGTGAAGGTGTATTCGGAGTTGGGCCAGTTTCAGCACGAGGTGCAGCTGCCGGCCATTGGCACGGCCAGCGGCTTTGGGGGCCGGCGCACCGATAAGGTGGTATACTACGCCTTCACGTCGTTTACCTACCCCACCACCATTTACAAGTACGACCTGGCCACCAACACCAGCACCGTGTTTCGGGCCCCGAAAGTGGACGTGAACCCGCAGGACTACGTGACCACGCAGGTGTTTTACCCGAGCAAAGACGGCACGAAAATCCCCATGTTCATCGTGCACCGCAAAGGTGTGGCGCTGACCGGCAAGAACCCCACCTACCTCTACGCCTACGGCGGCTTCAACGTGTCGCTCACGCCGGGCTTCTCGGTGGCGCGCCTGCTGTGGCTGGAAAATGGCGGCGTACTGGCCATTCCCAACCTGCGCGGCGGCGGCGAGTACGGCGAGGCCTGGCATCAGGCCGGCATGACCCCACACAAGCAGAACGTGTTCGACGACTTCATTGCCGCCGCCGAGTACCTGAAAGACAATAAGTACACCGACTACGACCACCTGGCCATTGCGGGCGGCTCCAACGGCGGCCTGCTGGTGGGCGCCACCATGAACCAGCGCCCCGACCTGTGCCGGGTGGCCCTGCCCGCCGTGGGCGTGATGGACATGCTGCGCTACCAGAAGTTCACCATTGGCTGGAACTGGGCGCCCGAGTACGGCACCTCCGACAATCCAGCTCAATTTCAGAACCTGCTGGCCTTTTCGCCCCTGCACAACCTCCGACCCGGCACCAGCTACCCCGCCACGCTCATCACCACCGCCGACCACGACGACCGGGTGGTGCCCGCGCACTCCTTCAAGTTTGCCGCGGCCCTGCAAGCCGCCAACGACGGCCCCAACCCCACCCTCATCCGCGTGGACGTGAACGCCGGCCACGGCGCCGGCAAAAGCACCAAGCTGCAGATTGACGAGTGGGCCGACGTGTGGAGCTTCTGCTACGCCAACATGGGCGTGACACCCACGCTGCAGTAG